From Apium graveolens cultivar Ventura chromosome 9, ASM990537v1, whole genome shotgun sequence, the proteins below share one genomic window:
- the LOC141684655 gene encoding formate dehydrogenase, mitochondrial codes for MALRRGASSAIRALASHRYSASSSSLTSRLFSASAESKKIVGVFYKANEYASANPNFLGCAENALGIREWLESKGHQYIVTDDKEGPDCELEKHIPDLHVLISTPFHPAYVTAERIKKAKNLQLLLTAGIGSDHIDLNAAAAAGLTVAEVTGSNTVSVAEDELMRILILVRNFLPGYHQVVNGEWNVAQIAHRAYDLEGKTVGTVGAGRIGRLLLQRLKPFNCNLLYHDRLKMEPEIENQIGAQFEEDLDKMLPKCDIIVINTPLTEKTKGLFDKAKISKLKKGVLIVNNARGAIMDTQAVVDACSTGHIAGYSGDVWYPQPAPKDHPWRYMPNQAMTPHISGTTIDAQLRYAAGVKDMLDRYFKGEDFPAQHYIVKEGELAPQYR; via the exons ATGGCGCTGAGACGTGGTGCTTCTTCTGCAATTCGTGCTTTAGCTTCCCACCGTTACTCTGCTTCTTCTTCATCCCTTACTTCTAGATTATTCTCT GCTTCCGCAGAGAGCAAGAAAATTGTTGGAGTCTTCTACAAGGCAAATGAATATGCTTCTGCTAATCCCAATTTTCTCGGTTGTGCTGAGAATGCTTTAGGCATTCGTGAGTGGCTGGAATCGAAAGGCCACCAATACATAGTCACTGATGATAAGGAAGGACCTGATTGCG AATTGGAGAAACATATTCCTGATCTTCATGTCCTCATAAGTACTCCCTTCCATCCCGCCTATGTTACGGCTGAAAGAATTAAGAAGGCAAAAAATTTGCAGCTATTGCTCACAGCTGGAATTGGATCCGACCATATTGATCTGAATGCTGCAGCTGCAGCTGGGTTGACAGTTGCAGAGGTTACTGGAAGCAATACTGTTTCTGTTGCAGAAGATGAGCTCATGAGAATCCTCATTCTTGTTAGAAATTTCTTGCCCGGATACCATCAGGTTGTTAATGGCGAATGGAATGTTGCACAAATCGCGCACAGAGCTTATGATCTTGAAGGTAAAACTGTCGGAACTGTTGGCGCGGGACGTATTGGGAGGCTTTTACTCCAGAGGTTGAAGCCTTTTAATTGTAATCTCCTTTATCATGATCGCCTCAAGATGGAACCAGAAATCGAGAACCAAATAGGGGCGCAGTTTGAGGAGGATCTTGATAAGATGCTTCCAAAATGTGACATAATAGTCATCAACACTCCCTTGACTGAGAAAACCAA GGGATTGTTTGACAAAGCTAAGATATCCAAGTTGAAGAAAGGGGTTCTTATAGTTAACAACGCTCGAGGAGCTATTATGGATACACAAGCAGTCGTTGATGCTTGTTCCACTGGACATATAGCAG GTTATAGTGGAGATGTTTGGTACCCACAACCTGCTCCAAAGGATCATCCATGGCGTTACATGCCAAACCAAGCTATGACCCCTCATATTTCAGGCACCACCATTGATGCGCAG TTGCGATATGCTGCTGGAGTCAAGGACATGCTAGATAGGTACTTCAAGGGAGAAGATTTCCCTGCTCAGCACTATATAGTAAAAGAGGGTGAATTAGCACCCCAGTATCGGTAG